In the genome of Crassostrea angulata isolate pt1a10 chromosome 6, ASM2561291v2, whole genome shotgun sequence, the window ATGCTCCTGCAGTTTCTATGCTACAATGTTGCAATAGAGTTTCAGGTGCCTAGCACTGACAATGCGTAAGATTTGGTTGACGTAGAGATTTTCTGCAATTTCAtatctttgataattttttttagaaattagccatttatttaaatataggtGAACAAAAGTATTAATAATTTTGTAACCTAGCTATTTTGTCCAGAGAAGAGGACAGGCACAACATTAATCATATATGGCGAGCACCTCcggatttattacatacatatcaacgataaagaaaacattccgaaaaCATTCGCAAGGGGTGCCAGtaattataatcaaatgactCAGTATTCATGTTTGGTCTGTCTCTTTATAAATACAGGATCCTGACACACAAGTCACATATGATGATCAACAAAAAATTAACCAGTTTGCCAGAAACAATGCCAAACTGCAGGATCTCAAGGATGAGTTAGAGAACAAAAAGGTATTTAATCATGTGTAACTGAACAGAAATCTATTGTGATCTGGTGATTGAGGCAGTTTATCTCTATTTTTAAGATAATGTTTACAATACATGATTGTGAAAGTAAATTTTTTAGCTTGTCACACAATTTATGTTGCCTGTTAaagttaaaacatgtaaattacatattGAATCATCTTTCTCTTTATTCCTTCCTCAGAAAGAATTGCAGAACTTGGAGGATGCTTGTGATGAGATGTTGATGGTGGAGGATGAATCTTTAGTCCCATATCCTTTTTTTAACACAAGAATGCAGTTGAAATGGAAGTATTAAATAATTGGGCCAAAATTTAATTCCATGCATCATCATGAAACTATTGAAAGATTTTTTCAGGAAATTCGTTTTCAAAAGTTTTTGTACTATCTATTACTGTCTTTAGCTTTTATTCCCCCTATTCTTTATTTTTCCTTAACCCCAAAATACATATCAGATAGGAGAGGTTTTTGTCAGTCTAGGGGTAGATAGCGCTAATGAAATGTTGGAAAAGGCAAAGGAGAACACGATGGAAGAGATGAAGGGCCTAGAACAACAGTGTGAAGCTATTCAGACTCTACTGCAAGATCTAAAAGTGAAATTGTATGCCAAATTTGGAAATAATATCAAATTAGAAGCCGATGAAGagtaataaaatcatttttccatatgttttgagaaattttcttctttcataTTTAGAAATCTACTGTGTATGTAATATGTAAAACGTATGTTTATTAAGACGTCAATACAAACATATTCATCTTAAAGTATaatgtgttcttttttttatacttgaGGTTAATTACTGACCCTTAAAAGTGTTTATATAGCttgaaaacaataaatgttTGATTACAACAAAGAAAAGGTGAACTATTTTAATGTTGACTATATCTGTATATGGTAttaatttgatgattttgtaTACCTAATATGtgtaatgtattttatttgttacatTATGCAGATTATTCCAAATTCATACAGCATTGTGTGCAATAGAAAATTatctaaatttatttaaaaggaGCTACTAatattttacagtaatttaCAGATGAATGACCcattaaaatttggaaaaaatgcATTGAAAAGAATGCATGCACAATTGAATACCAGTAAGTAAATTTAGGATATTATCATTCGTTTGAtatactataaaatataaaaattg includes:
- the LOC128186928 gene encoding prefoldin subunit 4-like; the protein is MANSMKDSDPDTQVTYDDQQKINQFARNNAKLQDLKDELENKKKELQNLEDACDEMLMVEDESLVPYQIGEVFVSLGVDSANEMLEKAKENTMEEMKGLEQQCEAIQTLLQDLKVKLYAKFGNNIKLEADEE